The following coding sequences lie in one Candidatus Neptunochlamydia sp. REUL1 genomic window:
- a CDS encoding glycosyltransferase family 32 protein, producing the protein MVTNLTLQHPFEELEGSGTDDWGYIQTKRDYKDIEYFKTLYKKNQQYQFNSSPIFKIPKTIHLIWIGPKPFPSSSVEIIRTWKAHHPDWTFIFWTDRKRPPPCREMQVRYVEDFNFLYLKEKFEESKNWGEKSDMWRYEILYQLGGIYIDHDAKCLRPFHGLNTGYDFYACLEMPHEGIDNLAVTAGIGIIGAKPHHPVMKEAIKKVLDRWDAVTENFSSTDPLVQARRVVHRTLIAMTHAFSAGLNHPENTDIIFPACYFYPKHGLPGFYSEHLYGTTWHDLDESPNERYFSQSLRSLRSRDAKIIKVELFSLLALMGCFILYVLTNREIKKGES; encoded by the coding sequence GTGGTTACAAATTTAACTCTTCAGCATCCATTCGAAGAGCTTGAGGGAAGTGGTACAGACGATTGGGGCTACATTCAGACAAAAAGAGATTACAAAGATATTGAGTATTTTAAGACTCTTTACAAAAAAAATCAGCAGTACCAGTTCAACTCAAGTCCAATTTTCAAGATTCCCAAAACAATTCATTTGATTTGGATCGGTCCCAAACCCTTCCCCTCTAGCTCGGTAGAAATTATTCGTACTTGGAAGGCCCACCATCCAGATTGGACCTTCATTTTTTGGACTGATAGAAAACGTCCTCCTCCTTGCCGAGAAATGCAGGTCCGATATGTGGAAGATTTCAACTTCCTATATCTAAAAGAGAAATTTGAAGAATCAAAGAATTGGGGAGAAAAATCAGATATGTGGCGTTATGAAATTCTCTATCAACTTGGAGGAATTTATATCGATCACGATGCAAAGTGTCTTCGTCCTTTTCATGGACTCAATACCGGGTATGATTTTTATGCGTGCTTAGAGATGCCTCATGAAGGAATCGATAACCTTGCAGTAACAGCTGGGATTGGAATCATCGGTGCAAAACCTCATCACCCTGTAATGAAAGAAGCGATTAAGAAAGTGTTGGACCGTTGGGATGCTGTGACAGAAAACTTCTCTTCGACAGATCCACTGGTTCAGGCAAGGCGTGTTGTACATCGCACTTTAATCGCCATGACTCATGCTTTTAGCGCGGGGCTTAATCATCCAGAAAACACAGATATTATTTTCCCTGCTTGCTACTTTTACCCGAAGCATGGACTTCCAGGGTTCTATTCAGAACATCTTTATGGAACCACTTGGCATGATCTCGATGAATCTCCTAATGAAAGATATTTTTCGCAGTCACTGCGCTCTTTGAGAAGTCGCGATGCAAAAATTATTAAAGTTGAGCTGTTTAGTCTGCTTGCTTTGATGGGGTGTTTCATTTTATATGTTCTCACCAACAGAGAGATAAAAAAGGGGGAATCATGA
- a CDS encoding ATP-dependent helicase encodes MNDLNRQQKIAATHMEGPMLVLAGAGSGKTRVVTCRIAHLLEVGVPSSEILALTFTNKAADEMRVRIKRMADQYVLTSTFHSIGARILRESISAIGYRNDFAIYDENDSLQLLKNCLAAMGYKNEKGLLKSLRAAISNAKNDLLSPNDLSKDFRTRTDQLLKDVFVTYQEKLKEYNALDFDDLLYLTVKLFRESKETLEHYQKRWSFILIDEYQDTNAAQYFMTKLLVEKHNNIFVVGDPDQSIYSWRGANIQNILEFEKDYENAQVITLEQNYRSTSNILEAANGLIQHNEERYEKKLWSDLGAGEKIGVYIAENERQEALFVVEELVRKTREEHLPLRECVIFYRTNSQSRTFEDALLKYQIPYVIYGGLSFYQRREIKDILSLLRMVVSDSDFLAFARTINLPKRGIGQATLVKLRDAAESSSLPILTLVKKLLSRETEVVKLTKKVEEGITDYLYTLRTLKDMLSDDKPLEEIIQAAIENSNYERVLREDPETHEDRKSNLEALINKAAEWSGERETPTLVAFLEELSLKSSLDDQPAYDSVRMMTLHNGKGLEFALTFIVGMEEDLFPHINSKDSPEALEEERRLCYVGMTRAKQLLYLTASTYRFMWGISKVMCPSRFLKEIPQHFLTSFSEEDLVEEEDWAEETGFKAGTTVFHKDFGKGIIKKSYKTSLGLSYDVEFLESNSTRSLVGKYAKFKVCIE; translated from the coding sequence ATGAATGATCTCAATCGACAACAGAAAATTGCGGCAACGCACATGGAAGGTCCCATGCTGGTGTTGGCTGGTGCTGGATCCGGGAAAACCCGCGTCGTAACATGTCGTATTGCCCACCTTTTAGAAGTTGGCGTTCCCTCCTCCGAGATTCTGGCTCTGACCTTTACTAACAAGGCCGCTGATGAAATGCGGGTCCGCATTAAAAGAATGGCTGACCAGTATGTATTAACATCAACGTTTCACTCTATAGGAGCACGGATTCTTCGGGAATCGATTAGTGCGATTGGCTATCGAAATGACTTCGCGATTTATGATGAAAATGACAGCCTTCAACTGCTAAAAAACTGTCTTGCAGCAATGGGCTACAAAAACGAAAAAGGACTCTTAAAATCGCTCCGCGCTGCAATTTCGAATGCTAAGAATGACCTTCTCTCTCCGAATGATCTCTCTAAAGACTTTCGCACGCGCACCGACCAACTCTTGAAAGATGTCTTTGTTACCTATCAGGAAAAGCTCAAAGAATACAATGCTCTGGATTTTGATGATCTACTTTATCTAACTGTGAAACTTTTTCGAGAGTCAAAAGAAACCCTCGAGCATTATCAAAAAAGATGGTCGTTTATTTTAATTGATGAATATCAAGATACGAACGCCGCTCAATATTTTATGACAAAACTCCTTGTTGAAAAACACAACAATATTTTTGTTGTGGGAGATCCTGACCAATCGATTTACTCATGGCGCGGGGCCAATATCCAAAACATTCTTGAATTTGAAAAAGATTACGAAAATGCTCAGGTAATCACCCTTGAACAGAACTACCGAAGCACGTCTAACATATTGGAAGCTGCAAATGGATTGATTCAACACAACGAAGAACGCTATGAAAAAAAACTGTGGAGTGATCTTGGCGCTGGAGAAAAAATTGGTGTTTACATTGCCGAAAATGAGCGGCAAGAAGCTCTTTTTGTTGTTGAAGAGCTTGTGCGTAAAACAAGGGAAGAACACCTTCCTCTTAGAGAGTGTGTGATTTTTTATCGGACCAACTCTCAATCTCGCACCTTTGAAGATGCCCTATTAAAATACCAGATTCCCTATGTAATCTATGGTGGGCTTTCTTTTTATCAACGACGAGAAATTAAGGATATTCTGTCCCTGTTGCGAATGGTTGTTTCTGATTCCGACTTCCTCGCTTTTGCACGTACAATTAATCTCCCTAAAAGAGGAATTGGGCAAGCCACCCTTGTAAAGCTTCGAGACGCCGCTGAAAGCAGCTCTCTTCCGATCCTAACTCTTGTGAAAAAACTTCTTTCAAGAGAAACAGAGGTTGTGAAGCTGACTAAGAAAGTTGAGGAGGGAATCACCGATTACCTCTACACCTTGAGAACTCTCAAAGATATGCTTTCTGATGACAAACCTCTTGAAGAGATCATTCAAGCGGCCATTGAAAACTCAAACTATGAACGCGTCCTCCGCGAAGACCCCGAAACACACGAAGATCGGAAAAGCAATCTTGAAGCTCTTATTAACAAAGCAGCAGAATGGAGCGGCGAAAGAGAAACTCCCACTCTAGTCGCCTTTCTTGAAGAACTCTCCCTTAAGTCAAGCCTTGATGATCAGCCTGCTTACGATTCTGTCCGAATGATGACCCTCCACAACGGTAAGGGACTAGAATTTGCCCTTACCTTTATTGTAGGGATGGAAGAAGACCTCTTTCCACATATTAACTCTAAGGACTCACCTGAAGCCCTAGAGGAAGAACGACGACTCTGCTACGTCGGGATGACGCGAGCAAAGCAACTTCTTTACCTCACTGCCTCAACATACCGGTTTATGTGGGGCATCTCAAAAGTGATGTGTCCCTCTCGATTCCTTAAAGAAATCCCCCAGCATTTTCTTACCTCTTTCTCTGAAGAAGACCTCGTTGAAGAAGAAGACTGGGCTGAAGAAACAGGTTTTAAAGCAGGAACTACCGTGTTTCATAAAGACTTTGGAAAAGGAATTATCAAGAAATCCTACAAAACATCACTAGGCCTCAGCTACGATGTCGAATTTCTCGAATCAAATTCGACCCGCTCACTTGTCGGCAAATACGCCAAGTTTAAAGTCTGCATAGAGTAG
- a CDS encoding glycosyltransferase family A protein has protein sequence MKSNKRGKSLSHRLLILFIILLLPTFFVREYRLIKSKKETRIIPAEDFAFIEIEPGEDKSFTFIVLTHNNIDSIDQNIDSILMQKYSNFRVVYIDHQSSDGTTAQIQKAVKRKDRKVSLVECEYDHQVYERYYNLVSHSKDDEIIIHLYGNDWLTHEDVLTRLNQNYTNPDVWLTYGQYIDYVNLEKGIYDPKPKKTLYKKRVQRAPWVVAPLKTYYAGLFKKLHIETGFFISIKDENALLIPMAELAKAHIRFIPDVLYIHNEKLKRNQKNRRVTFIADPVKAALKQPHRESLVDLVLLSEDSPTQLDACLASCEKNLNGITTIHVIYQCTEKNFNDYEMVKQVHSGVRFARSSDYGEAQLKKAILRSLWGNAESSPYVLLSTDQVEVSETISLPVCVAAMQKTHAYGFYFHLSREDREPLQKGIYSWNIRRGEGSFKNPDALQMGLYRRLDLEKDIKKLSFSSLHGLIRAWADEIDCYRIGLSFEESRVSSTSVEMLTRS, from the coding sequence ATGAAATCAAATAAAAGAGGAAAGTCATTATCACATAGGCTTTTAATACTATTTATTATTCTATTATTGCCGACCTTTTTTGTTAGAGAGTATCGGTTGATCAAGTCTAAGAAGGAAACTCGGATCATTCCTGCGGAAGATTTTGCTTTTATTGAAATAGAGCCGGGCGAAGATAAATCATTTACTTTCATTGTATTAACTCATAATAATATCGATTCAATTGATCAAAATATTGACTCGATCCTCATGCAGAAATATTCAAACTTTCGAGTTGTTTATATTGATCATCAATCAAGCGATGGCACGACAGCTCAAATTCAGAAAGCGGTGAAGAGAAAAGATCGTAAAGTATCCTTAGTTGAATGCGAATACGATCATCAGGTTTACGAGAGATACTACAATCTTGTTTCTCATTCTAAGGATGACGAGATCATCATTCACCTCTATGGAAATGACTGGTTAACTCATGAGGATGTTCTCACCCGTTTAAATCAGAATTATACCAATCCCGATGTTTGGCTTACCTATGGACAATACATCGATTATGTGAACCTGGAAAAGGGAATTTATGATCCTAAGCCCAAGAAGACCCTATACAAAAAAAGAGTCCAACGTGCTCCTTGGGTTGTTGCGCCATTGAAAACCTATTATGCAGGGCTTTTTAAAAAGCTTCATATTGAAACAGGATTTTTTATCTCGATTAAGGATGAAAATGCGCTGCTAATCCCGATGGCTGAACTTGCAAAAGCTCATATCCGCTTTATCCCCGATGTCTTATACATTCATAATGAAAAACTTAAAAGAAATCAAAAAAATAGAAGAGTTACCTTTATAGCTGACCCTGTAAAAGCTGCCCTAAAGCAGCCTCATAGGGAATCTTTGGTAGATCTTGTTCTTCTTTCTGAAGATTCTCCTACGCAGCTCGATGCTTGTTTGGCTTCGTGCGAAAAAAATCTCAATGGAATCACCACGATCCACGTGATTTATCAATGTACTGAAAAAAACTTTAATGATTATGAAATGGTGAAACAAGTGCATAGTGGGGTACGGTTTGCGCGCTCTTCGGACTACGGCGAAGCGCAGTTAAAAAAAGCTATTCTTCGATCTCTTTGGGGAAACGCAGAGTCTTCTCCCTATGTCCTTTTGTCAACAGATCAAGTGGAGGTCTCAGAAACTATCTCTCTTCCGGTTTGTGTTGCAGCCATGCAAAAAACCCATGCCTATGGATTCTATTTTCACCTTTCTAGGGAGGATAGAGAACCTCTGCAAAAAGGGATCTACTCTTGGAATATCCGCCGGGGAGAAGGGTCATTCAAGAATCCAGACGCTCTCCAAATGGGGCTCTATCGCCGTTTGGATCTTGAAAAAGACATCAAAAAACTGTCTTTTTCTTCGCTTCATGGGCTTATCAGAGCTTGGGCAGATGAAATCGATTGTTATAGAATAGGCCTATCGTTTGAAGAATCTAGGGTTTCCTCAACTTCCGTTGAGATGCTGACCCGATCTTAA
- a CDS encoding glycosyltransferase family 32 protein has protein sequence MNPLRAFLSVRAKKNVFKHSDDFNTLMGSNKSVWDFVKTHEDHQNIRLFTEQYEKNSKLQFLKGDENRIPKVIHLIWIGPNPFPKEAVENVSSWIEKHPDWKIKFWTDRKRPLPNGNMELNLVSDFNFETLGAYYKASDNYAEKSDLLRYEVLYQEGGLYVDHDVKCFKSFAPFHHNFDLYCGLEPPHEPVLNSSISVNNNVIGTCPKHPILKKTIGHVKERWDEVSAAYPGNDKESTIYRVAERSWSSFGDSVRELIGKVETKDIAFPAAYFNRIDDGIPLFAHHYYASTWFEDETKFERNVRRRLVSISRKNNQILLFNAVILTVNLALFVGLILTLILKGKV, from the coding sequence TTGAACCCACTACGTGCTTTCCTTTCTGTCCGTGCGAAAAAAAATGTATTTAAGCACAGCGATGACTTCAATACCTTGATGGGATCCAACAAGAGCGTTTGGGATTTTGTTAAAACTCATGAAGATCACCAAAATATTCGGCTTTTTACCGAGCAATACGAAAAAAATAGTAAACTGCAGTTTTTGAAGGGTGATGAAAACAGGATTCCTAAGGTCATTCACTTAATTTGGATTGGACCGAATCCTTTCCCTAAGGAGGCTGTTGAGAATGTGAGTTCTTGGATCGAAAAGCACCCTGACTGGAAAATCAAATTTTGGACAGACCGCAAGCGCCCTCTTCCGAATGGAAACATGGAATTAAATCTTGTTTCGGATTTTAATTTTGAAACGTTGGGTGCCTATTACAAGGCTTCTGACAACTATGCTGAAAAGTCTGATCTTCTCAGGTATGAGGTTCTCTACCAAGAGGGAGGCCTTTATGTTGATCATGATGTAAAATGTTTTAAATCCTTTGCGCCGTTCCACCATAACTTCGATCTATACTGTGGTTTGGAGCCTCCCCATGAACCAGTGCTTAACAGTTCGATATCTGTGAATAATAATGTTATTGGAACCTGCCCAAAACACCCGATTCTTAAGAAAACTATTGGACATGTGAAAGAGCGTTGGGATGAAGTTTCTGCTGCTTACCCAGGTAATGATAAGGAATCAACTATTTATCGCGTAGCGGAGCGTAGCTGGTCTTCTTTTGGCGACTCTGTAAGAGAGCTTATTGGAAAAGTTGAAACGAAAGATATTGCCTTTCCGGCAGCGTACTTTAACCGTATTGATGATGGGATTCCCTTGTTTGCTCACCACTATTATGCCTCAACGTGGTTTGAGGATGAGACAAAATTCGAGAGGAACGTTAGGAGGAGGCTTGTCTCGATCTCTCGCAAGAATAACCAGATTCTCCTTTTTAACGCAGTGATCTTAACTGTGAATTTGGCTCTTTTTGTAGGGCTAATATTAACATTAATTTTAAAAGGTAAGGTTTGA
- the rpoN gene encoding RNA polymerase factor sigma-54 translates to MGRNLHFSQCIQQDQHLIMSVAMERAFHVLQLPTEELSDWLEQEIEQNPVLDLPRSPAKEFDPSSAPSKPSLYDHLLFQIAIHFTTEEEKEIAHYFAGSLNSKGMLTLSKEEVKGKEKVLHVFQRMEPRGVGARSVQEALLIQLEEKNHSLAYSLVSNHYDDLLHLRLQKIAKEMHLTLSKVKAIIHKQIRPLNPFPANGYQDEANPFLTADVTLRNEENVWSVEVNDSSLPPIQIHPYYLNALEEKELKNDEIALIRRHLDAGKWLIRIIDRRKRTLQEIATYLLKREQDYFEGIASAPTPLTMKEVAKALSLSKSTITRAIANKALATPRGLLTFRSFFNQGLRSIKGDISSKQAKDLLLKLIQQEEVPLSDETLSKQLLSQGIQCARRTVTKYRKELKIGSASQRKLRKP, encoded by the coding sequence ATGGGAAGAAACCTTCATTTCAGTCAGTGTATTCAGCAAGATCAACACTTAATTATGAGCGTTGCGATGGAGCGTGCCTTTCACGTTCTTCAACTTCCCACTGAAGAACTCTCTGATTGGCTAGAGCAGGAAATCGAACAAAACCCTGTACTCGACCTGCCCCGTAGCCCTGCTAAGGAATTCGATCCTTCTTCTGCGCCTTCAAAGCCAAGTCTCTACGATCACTTGCTCTTTCAAATTGCCATACACTTCACTACCGAAGAAGAAAAAGAAATCGCCCATTATTTTGCCGGCTCCCTTAATAGCAAAGGGATGCTAACTCTTTCAAAAGAAGAAGTGAAGGGGAAGGAAAAAGTTCTTCATGTCTTTCAAAGAATGGAGCCAAGGGGAGTAGGAGCCCGCTCTGTTCAAGAAGCTCTTCTTATTCAACTCGAAGAAAAAAACCACTCCCTTGCCTACTCGCTTGTTTCGAATCACTATGATGATCTGCTTCACCTCCGGCTTCAAAAGATTGCAAAAGAAATGCATCTTACCTTAAGCAAAGTTAAAGCTATCATTCACAAACAGATCCGCCCCCTCAACCCTTTCCCTGCTAACGGCTACCAAGATGAAGCGAACCCCTTTCTTACAGCAGATGTTACCCTCCGCAATGAAGAAAACGTGTGGAGCGTTGAAGTGAATGACTCCTCGTTGCCACCGATTCAAATCCATCCCTATTACCTCAATGCATTGGAAGAGAAAGAATTAAAAAATGATGAGATCGCTCTAATCAGACGCCATTTGGATGCAGGGAAATGGCTGATCCGGATAATAGATCGTCGGAAGAGGACGCTACAGGAGATTGCAACTTATCTATTGAAGAGAGAGCAAGATTATTTTGAAGGAATCGCTTCTGCTCCCACTCCGCTTACAATGAAAGAGGTTGCAAAGGCGCTTTCTCTTAGCAAATCGACAATCACTCGAGCTATTGCTAATAAGGCTCTAGCTACCCCCAGAGGTTTGCTGACATTCCGAAGCTTTTTTAATCAAGGGCTCAGATCCATAAAAGGAGACATTTCAAGCAAGCAAGCAAAAGATCTCCTTCTCAAACTTATTCAGCAGGAAGAAGTTCCCCTTTCAGACGAAACACTTTCTAAACAGCTTCTATCTCAGGGAATTCAATGTGCTCGGCGCACTGTCACAAAATATCGCAAGGAACTTAAGATCGGGTCAGCATCTCAACGGAAGTTGAGGAAACCCTAG
- a CDS encoding glycosyltransferase family 32 protein, which translates to MKLFRVLIPLLFLTFACEKKNEFKQSDDFNTLMGSNKSVWKFVKTHEDYQNIRLFKALYEKNSALQFLKGDEVKIPKVIHFIWVGPNAFPKESIENVHSWIEKHPDWTVKFWTDRKQPLPNKNMEMKLVADFNFESLKYCYEESDNYAEKSELLRYEILNQEGGVYVDHDVKCYKPFASFHYNYHLYCGLEAPHKPVLSSSISVNNNVVGACPRHPVLKKTIDNVKERWDEISAAFPGDDKESAIYRVAHRSWSAFDDAARELSGKGATKDIVFPAAYFNRIDEDFSLFAHHYYASTWFEDKTKFERNVRRRLASISRKNNQILLFNAVILTANLALFAGLLIQLNTIRKRKHAN; encoded by the coding sequence ATGAAATTGTTTAGAGTTTTAATTCCTCTTCTCTTTCTTACATTTGCTTGTGAGAAAAAAAATGAATTCAAACAGAGCGATGATTTCAACACACTGATGGGATCCAACAAAAGTGTTTGGAAGTTTGTTAAAACGCATGAAGATTACCAAAACATTCGCCTTTTCAAGGCATTGTATGAGAAGAACAGTGCTCTGCAATTTCTAAAAGGAGACGAGGTTAAAATCCCAAAAGTCATCCATTTTATTTGGGTTGGACCGAATGCGTTTCCTAAGGAGTCTATTGAAAATGTGCATTCTTGGATTGAAAAGCACCCCGACTGGACGGTCAAATTTTGGACAGATCGCAAGCAGCCTCTCCCAAATAAAAATATGGAAATGAAGCTCGTCGCAGACTTCAATTTTGAATCATTGAAATATTGTTATGAAGAGTCTGATAACTATGCTGAAAAGTCGGAGCTTCTTAGGTACGAGATTCTCAATCAGGAAGGTGGGGTTTACGTTGATCATGATGTAAAATGTTACAAACCTTTTGCTTCGTTTCATTATAATTATCATCTATATTGTGGCTTGGAAGCTCCCCATAAGCCAGTGCTTAGCAGTTCGATCTCCGTAAACAACAATGTTGTTGGAGCTTGTCCTAGGCATCCAGTTCTTAAGAAGACCATAGACAATGTAAAAGAACGTTGGGATGAAATTTCTGCGGCTTTTCCTGGAGATGATAAGGAGTCAGCGATTTATCGCGTGGCACACCGTAGTTGGTCGGCTTTTGATGATGCTGCAAGAGAGCTTTCTGGCAAGGGTGCAACAAAGGATATTGTCTTCCCCGCAGCCTATTTTAATCGCATTGATGAAGACTTTTCTCTTTTTGCACACCATTACTATGCTTCAACGTGGTTTGAAGATAAGACAAAATTCGAGAGAAACGTTAGAAGACGTCTTGCCTCGATCTCTCGCAAGAATAACCAGATTCTTCTCTTTAATGCGGTAATCTTGACCGCAAATCTGGCTCTTTTTGCAGGTCTATTGATCCAGCTTAACACGATTAGAAAAAGAAAGCATGCTAACTAA
- a CDS encoding transposase: MQQVEMTCLEDLVPESHNYRKFAKIWSFSFVEKRLRKLEKDNPHKGHGLLRIFKCLLLQFMENCSDRELERFIQENTAARWFCGFNLRDNTPDHTVFCQLRKKIGTNILSKILADLRDQLKDQGLMSEVFTFVDATHLIAKANLWEERDKAIAEKYEKLNNENISQFSADVQAKIGCKGKNKYWYGYKQHTSVDMQTGLINKVAITPANITDASGFKHVCPSQGASYMDKGYCINPAPRIAKAKGVHLGAIKKNNMKGKNKDQDRWYNSVRAPHERVFSQIEKRVRYRGIAKNQFSSFMQAICYNLKRLAVLDPPNLCLS; the protein is encoded by the coding sequence ATGCAACAAGTTGAGATGACTTGCTTAGAAGACTTGGTTCCAGAAAGCCACAATTACCGTAAATTTGCCAAGATTTGGTCATTTAGTTTTGTGGAGAAAAGACTCAGGAAACTGGAGAAGGACAATCCCCATAAAGGGCATGGCTTGCTGCGGATATTCAAGTGTTTATTGCTGCAGTTTATGGAGAACTGCAGCGATAGAGAATTAGAACGCTTTATCCAAGAAAACACTGCAGCTCGATGGTTTTGTGGGTTTAACCTGAGAGACAATACCCCAGATCACACAGTCTTTTGTCAGCTTAGAAAAAAAATAGGGACCAATATCTTGTCCAAGATCTTAGCTGATCTAAGAGATCAGCTAAAAGATCAAGGACTTATGAGTGAAGTTTTTACCTTTGTAGATGCAACCCATTTAATTGCTAAAGCGAACTTATGGGAGGAAAGAGATAAGGCGATTGCAGAAAAATACGAGAAACTGAACAACGAAAACATCTCACAATTTTCTGCAGACGTTCAAGCAAAGATTGGTTGTAAAGGGAAGAATAAATACTGGTATGGTTATAAGCAGCATACCAGTGTAGACATGCAGACAGGTCTTATCAATAAGGTTGCGATTACTCCGGCTAATATCACAGATGCCTCAGGTTTCAAACACGTCTGTCCCTCTCAGGGGGCTAGCTATATGGACAAGGGCTATTGTATAAATCCCGCGCCCAGAATAGCTAAGGCAAAGGGGGTACATCTAGGCGCTATCAAAAAGAATAACATGAAGGGCAAAAATAAAGATCAGGATCGGTGGTACAATTCCGTGAGAGCCCCTCATGAGCGGGTCTTTTCGCAAATAGAGAAACGAGTGCGGTACCGAGGAATCGCGAAAAATCAATTTTCAAGTTTTATGCAAGCTATTTGTTACAATCTGAAGAGGCTCGCGGTTCTAGATCCCCCAAATTTGTGTCTCTCCTAG
- a CDS encoding glycosyltransferase family 2 protein yields the protein MKRFFFILFLIGIGFALGVSYREIRAEIQTKRHLQRKQTAYATEPVIHNKSFVVITYAPDSRGAHQQSLLSTLSQNYPDFRVIYIDDGLNSDSSFVEKYDQEGKVTYIRNKESIGSIESFYRAVHSCRSDEIVVLLRNEEMFAQNDVLNRLNRYFADSAVWMASGEEIRLNSFEKIAAGKSYQFFYAGLFKHIKLQDFLTDGAFKTGEYERVIATPLLELSGEHAYLIPEPLMLSALDKVKADQLEVKNYARIKENPWHDYTLDEERVDIVVFSYNRPLQLYAFLESSDKYLENLHRQFVIYRAGNDHYEQGYQKVKEAFPHVIYIRQSVENPSEDFAPTVQKTVFDRNVSTARFVAFALDDNVIKDSIDLNKATQALKETGAYGFYFRLGRHLDNHVEEKRIPLAEGVNAWQFSEMDGEWSLPNSVNMTLFRKEDIYPYFLCMKFHSPNILQALWNEHADLSQVGLYYDQSKVVNLPLNIVTENEWVVEQVTNISTKELLTFFDQGLKMNIAPLERVENERVEIDFKPEFTKR from the coding sequence ATGAAACGATTTTTCTTTATTCTGTTTTTGATTGGGATTGGATTTGCGCTTGGGGTAAGTTATCGAGAAATCAGAGCGGAAATTCAGACAAAAAGGCACCTACAAAGAAAGCAAACTGCTTATGCGACTGAACCTGTTATTCACAACAAATCCTTTGTCGTCATTACATATGCTCCAGATAGCAGAGGTGCGCATCAGCAAAGTTTGCTGTCAACTCTCAGTCAAAACTACCCTGATTTTCGGGTCATTTATATCGACGACGGTTTAAACTCAGACTCCTCATTTGTTGAAAAGTATGATCAAGAAGGGAAGGTGACCTATATAAGGAATAAGGAGTCTATCGGGAGCATTGAAAGTTTTTATAGAGCGGTTCACTCGTGCAGGTCTGATGAGATCGTGGTGCTCCTCAGAAATGAGGAGATGTTTGCTCAAAATGATGTTCTCAATCGTCTGAACAGATACTTTGCAGATTCTGCAGTGTGGATGGCATCAGGTGAGGAAATAAGACTCAACTCATTTGAAAAAATTGCTGCAGGGAAAAGTTATCAATTTTTTTATGCTGGACTTTTCAAACACATCAAATTGCAAGATTTTTTGACAGATGGTGCTTTTAAGACAGGAGAGTATGAGAGAGTCATTGCAACACCTCTTTTGGAGCTTTCTGGAGAACATGCATATTTAATTCCTGAGCCACTTATGTTAAGCGCATTAGATAAAGTGAAAGCGGATCAGTTAGAAGTGAAAAACTATGCGCGCATTAAGGAAAATCCATGGCATGATTATACCTTGGACGAGGAAAGGGTTGATATTGTGGTTTTTTCTTACAATCGACCTTTGCAGCTCTATGCTTTCTTAGAGTCTTCAGATAAATATCTGGAGAATCTTCATCGACAATTTGTGATTTATCGAGCAGGAAATGATCATTATGAGCAAGGCTATCAAAAAGTTAAAGAGGCGTTTCCTCATGTGATATACATTCGTCAGTCAGTTGAAAATCCTTCTGAGGATTTTGCCCCTACAGTCCAAAAAACTGTTTTTGATCGCAATGTATCGACTGCTCGCTTTGTAGCTTTTGCCTTGGATGATAATGTGATAAAGGATTCTATTGATCTCAATAAAGCGACACAAGCTTTAAAGGAAACGGGTGCATATGGGTTCTACTTTAGGCTAGGGCGACATCTAGATAATCATGTTGAGGAGAAAAGAATTCCCCTTGCTGAGGGTGTGAATGCTTGGCAATTTTCTGAGATGGATGGAGAGTGGTCACTCCCAAATTCTGTTAACATGACCCTATTTAGAAAGGAGGATATCTATCCTTATTTCTTATGTATGAAATTTCACAGTCCAAATATTTTACAGGCTCTGTGGAATGAACATGCAGATTTATCTCAAGTTGGGTTATACTATGACCAATCAAAAGTTGTGAATTTGCCCCTAAACATTGTGACGGAAAATGAATGGGTAGTTGAGCAGGTCACAAATATATCGACAAAAGAGCTTCTGACCTTCTTTGATCAGGGCCTCAAGATGAATATTGCCCCCTTGGAAAGAGTTGAAAATGAAAGAGTTGAAATTGATTTTAAGCCAGAGTTTACGAAAAGGTAA